Part of the Portunus trituberculatus isolate SZX2019 chromosome 46, ASM1759143v1, whole genome shotgun sequence genome, tcttcttctttctctttttttttcttcttcttcttcttcttcttcttcttcttcttcttcttcttcttcttcttcttcttcttcttcttcttcttcttcttcttcttcttcttcttctttttttcttcttcttcttctccttccttttacaaGCGcacatattattgttattattattattataattattatcattattattataattattattattattattattattattattattattattattattattattattattatttaattgttattgttattattattattattattattattattattattattattattattattattattattattatcctcgttatcatcattgttactaAATGTCACCATCATGATTATctatgttgtttttgctgtttttgttgttgttgttgttgttgttgttgttgttgttgttgttgttgttgttgttgttgttgttgttgttgttgttgttgttgttgttgttgttgttgttgttgttgttgttgttgttgttgttgttgttgttgttgttgtgttcgtGGTTCTGTCGGTGtcgctgatggtgatgatggtggtgatgatgatagtgagtgCGCTTTTCCATCTATacccatccttccatctttccttccttccttccttccttccgtccttaattcatttaattctttccttcttttccatccttgTCTGTAGGAGATTGAAAACATGTCATCTCGTCTCCACATTGACGTAactttatagtagtagtagtagatgtagtagtagtagtagtagtggtagtagaagtagaagcaatagtagcagaaatagtagtgttagtattagtagtagtagtagtagtagtagtagtagtagtagtagtagtaatagtaagaatagtagtactagtaatagtagtagtagaagtagtattagtattagtattattagtagtaatagtagtagtagtagtaatagtagtagtagcagcagtagcagtagtagtagtagtagtagtagtagtagtagtagtagtagtagaagtattaatgATAGTATATTAGTAGGTCAcgcgtatcctcctcctcctcctcctcctcctcctcctcctcctcctcctcctcctcctcctcctccttctccctcatcaTCTCATCTACCCAatgtctcctccttcctcctcctcctcctcctcctcccctcctgctaCTGCTTCAGGTCACTAACGCCGCCATCACTATCGCCGATATTAGCATATTACTCCGCCATTGGagaggtgttagtggtggtggtggtcgtggtggtggtggtggtggtcttcgtCATATCCTTCCCCCAAAGTCGGGAGAGTGatgggtggtggttgtgctgtggtggtggaggtggaggaggactggaccgccacgcctcctcctccaccgccgcctTAGTCGCCGCCTTCCACTCAGATTTCCTTCTCCCCACGGGCACAGCGGACTCGCAGCGTCACCGGCCGGACTTTCAGCATCCTGTCCATGTTCGCCACCTTGATGGAGCAGCGGTTGTTCCTCTTGCAGCGTCTGTCGATCTTCTGCTCTCTGTTCTTAAACTTGTTCATCAGCTCTGTACGGGGCCGCGGGGAATGGATGGAGCGTTAGTACCACAcatatagagagacagagagagagagagagagagagagagagagagagagagagagagagagagagagagagagagattagtaagcTGAAACGATACATTTTCTAAACGTTATAATGATTCAAAacggttgtatgtgtgtgtgtgtgtgtgtgtgtgtgtgtgtgtgtgtgtgtgtgtgtgtgtgtgtgtgtgtgtgtgtgagtgtgagcgtgcatgtgtgtctcctcctcctcctcctcctcctctttcaggtGGAacttgtggaagagagagagagagagagagagagagagagagagagagagagagagatggaggaggaggaggataggaagaatGGACTGGATAGAAGAGAACCCCCATGTGTAgacgtatatgtatgtatatgttgtCTATAAAGTATGTGAGAAACTAGTTCttggaaacatacacacacacacacacacacacacacacacacacacgcgcgcacacacacacacacacacacacacacacacacacacacacacataaagattcACGTTTGGTGGTTGGGTAAGAaggctatggagagagagagagagagagagagagagagagagagagagagagagagagagagagagagagagaaaatgcccGGCCCCGTCGCCCTACATCTAATGCCTAAGAAATGCGGTAAAATTACTGTCGGCTTGCAAAGAtaaaggggaggtggaggaggaggaggaggaggaggaggaggaggaggaggagaagggagagaagaacaccaagatataaggaaagatgtagggaaaggagaaagatgaaagaaatataagaggtggagtttaaaggaaaattggaataagggaaagacaaaaagaaagaggaagaggaggaggagaaggaggaggaggaccagacggaggaggaggaggaggagggaagaaggaagagaaggaggaggtggagattcaaataataaagataaaggaaaagaagaaataggaacagtaggaggagattgaagaagaagaagaagaagaagagagagagagagagagagagagagagagagagagagagagagagagagagagagagagagagagagagagagagagagagagagagagagagagagagagagagagagagagagagagagagagagagagagatttgagaaaattaacaaaattatatggaagagaaagaggcgaaatacaataacaattaacagtaaaagggaggaggagaaataagagacgATGAAAGAATGGATAAAGTAAATAGGAttgagtgaagaggaaaatatatatataagacgacaaggaggaggaggaggaggaggaggaggaagaaggagacgaatttctttttcatatagcATCATTTTAAGTGCGAAAGAGACGTTATGAATGTGAGCGTCTTCTgtgattacctctctctctctctctctctctctctctctctcttgtaggtcAATTggctttttgttgtttctttattatctcttcttcttttcttcttgtcaatTTGTCTTTTTCACCCTCTTTTTATTCaggttctcttctttcttgctctATATTCTACATTTTCTCACGTTCTCATTCAACTACTCTCCTtcgtcctttccttcacttccctttccttcactccttcacttctcttaactggcatcctttcttcctcctcctcctcctcctcctccttctcctcttcctcttcccatatATTTTACTTCCCTTACTCCTTTACCgcactcctctcttccccttctcttcccttcttctcgcCGCCTTCTCTTCTTGCTCACGAAAAAGACAAATCTGTATAATTTTtaacctccttcccctctccccttctccttcctttcccccaagcccctcttccctcttcctctatatATTGTTTGCTTGgttgttccttctttcccttactGTCACgacctcttccttctgtctgtcttctctctatctttttccttccaagctttgccctccttcctctttttttatatatgttctCGCACctcactcttatttttttttctcatcccatttaaatctctctctctctctctctctctctctctctctctctctctctctctctctctctctctctctctctctctctctctcgctctcgttctcgcTTTCGGCGCTAGACTCACTGTTGGTGGTGCCGCCGAAGAGGGAGAAGGTGTAAGTGGAGCGAAGGTTTCTGAACTCGTCCCTCGTGATGTCGTAAATGTCCAGGTTCTCCAGGTTACCGCTGCGCAGGATCATTCGGTGCATGTGCAGGATGGCGCTCGACATGCCCCTGCTGCCCACCGGCTCGAACACgtactgagggaggaggagcagacgaGGGTGttgtagaaggaagggaagaaacttGGTATGGGATTAGTGGTTCattatacgattttttttctggGATGTGCTCTACgaattaaacccttcagtactgggacacatttttaccttgaggtttgtgcacgattagactgttttattgacattaggaagggtttatgggtgtcagaaaattaatagccacagttttcactattttaaacccaacatgagtttctgaagctgtataaaatcatcagatacgagtagtaaccagaatgaatatggaaacacgtcctggtactgaagagggttaatgaaaagaaatcacccactaagaatgaaggaattagTAAGAGGTTAATTTGTACACCATATTCTATTTACAAGTGTGTGTAGagcgaaaaaaataatgtttcaaGTATCAAATAAGTGAAAGGAGCAGTGGTAAGTCTTGACGATAACAGAGAAGCGGGGAATGTTGGAGCtgtgagtgaaggtgaagctGAGAATGTCGTGAGCGAGGGAGGCGTAGACGAAGGTACAgtagaagagaagacagaagcATGGATTATTTACAGACGCTTTGCTTTTGAGACAGTTCATcttgtaaatagaaaaataaaacaagcagGAAGTCTCAGTGAAAACATACTCTAAGCAGAAACGAGTGTATCAGTTTAACAGTAATTGGGGAATGTAGAATTTACTTGTTGTTTAAGTCTGAAAACGAAATAGATGGCTAGAATTGTATTAATGAGGTCACTGTCGagaaggaggtgggggaggtggaggagatggaggtggagtaaCATTCGTGAGTTATGTTAATGGTGGCGAGGTGGAACATACTTGTGGTTGTTATTGAAAGTTGTTGATAATCAGGTAAACGTGCAGCATTAAGTGCACGATTAAGTGGAACAAAAGgttaaagaggggaggaggaggaggaggaggaggaggaggaggaggaggaggaggaacagattgATAGTTATTGTGgcggaagagaagaagtaattGAGAGTGGGGAGAGGTTAAGAGAATATATACTGCAAAGAAATCAAacataaagaaatggaagaaagaagaaaaaaaatatggtttaagaggagaagaataggaggaagtaaggttaagaaagaaggaaacaaaaagaagggaggaggagattagtGGTGAATTTAGGAAGTAAGAtgcaataaaaagataattattagtattggtTCGttaggagaaggatgaagatgcaagaataatgacaataagGAAAAGACGacgaggatgagaggaggaagatggtgagaagaaaaaaatagatataaataaaaagttgaagGACTTAtggacaagaaaataatgaggaaaaaatgacaatggtaaaagaagaggaggaaaagaaaacagaaaaaagggaaagagagaagaggaaaaaatagttatatgaatgagagaaaacggagagtGAGAAGCaaattaggaagagaaagaggagaaagaggaggagaacaggaataaaagtagaagaaatgataaagtgagtaagagaaaaaggggaagaaggaagatgaagaaaacgatgatgaaaagaaggcgaagaagaaaaagaagaagaagaagaatgagaagagatgataagataaatgagagaaaagagggaagaaggaagatgatgacaacgacgatgagaaggagaaaaagaacaagaataagaacaaaagaacaagaacaagaacaacaacaagaagaagaacaagaagaaggagaagaaaaatgagaagagatgataaactgaatgagagaaaaagaggaagaaggaagatgatgacaagaagaaggaggaggaggaggaggaggaaaggaggaggaggaggaggaggaggaggaagaggaggaggaggagaagaaggagggggaggaaaagaaaagaggagaagaaggagagtgatCAAAGTTAGGAGTGCAAGGCCATCCCCTTCAGTGGCCAACCTGCACCTCAACTCaaccctaagagagagagagagagagagagagagagagagagagagagagagagagagagagagagagagagagagagagagagagagagagaaacaccttcCCATCctcgcttttctctcccttccttctttctccccttctccccgtTCCTTTCCTCCTAAGACTGTATGTCATCAGGATATCTAAATCGTCGTTCAGAAAGCCAAGGCTGCATTccattggagaaggaggaggaggaggaggaggaggaggaggaggaggaggaggaggaggaggaggaggaggaggttgtggtggtggtggaagaggaggaaagcaaggaaggaaggaagggttggaTGGGTCATTCTGGCACGGATCTTGGCCCcgtccctcactcctcctcctcctcctcctcctcctcctcctcctctacatgtCCATCTGCCTTCAGAGGGTGAAAAGGGCAACCGATGGGAATGAACATGGCGCCGCtagaaaggtagagagagagagagagagagagagagagagagagagagagagagagagagagagagagagagcgttgaaGGAGCACACCACCAGAAAAGGATGTAAAAGCTTGGAGTAATGCTTGAAATGactgagtgacacacacacacacacacacacacacacacacacacacacacacacacacacacacacacacacacacacacacacaggcggagagagagagagagagagagagagagagagagagagagagagagagagagagagagagagagagagagagagagagagagagacggatcattaggtaaataaaagaatgaatggcaaaaaataaagagaaagaatcaGCGGCTCTCCTTCAATCATTCAATAAGTTGTTCGGTGAGTCAGTTAACAGGAATGAATGCAAGAAATATACGTACtgagtcagtctgtcagtcaataAACCAGTCAGTGCGAGAGCTCTTACTAAAATTGtcactcattcagtcagtcagtcactcaatcagtcagtcggtcaatcATAGTCATTCAATAGGTCAATAAATCAGTCCGTTAAtctgtcagtgagtcagtcagtctttcagtcagtcagttaaccatttagacaagaaagagagaaaggaatgaattagTTGGGAAATAGAGCGGTACATGAACGGAATATACTCCAGCTCAGTACTTGGtcattaggaagctttaaaagaagatcagACAGACTTATGGATGAGGGAGAATGATAGTGGAATATGTAGGCGGATATCTTGCATGTAGGCCGGCCACGTGTAGACTTCATGGTTCAGCTTCCTTTGCTACTCAATTCTCAACAAGCCAAACAATCAATCAACCTGTCGTCtcgtcaactcccctcctctgattgactgtcttcagcctctttctcacctccgaaatgttgcatctcttgctatcttttatcgctattttcatgctaactgctcttttgaacttgctaactgcatgcctcacctcctcctgcggcctcgctgcagaaggctttcttcttcctatcatccctattctgtccaactctttaatacaagagttaaccagtactctcaattattcatacctttctttgataaactctggaactccctgtatatccatcttcctacgacttgacttcttttaagagggaagtttcaagacatttgtcccaggcttttggctaattcttattatctttaagggaactggcaatcaagtgggccttttttttttatttgtattgtccTTGGATAGCttctcctcttgcataaaaaaaaatcgtcaacTCTTTCACTGCTATGGTTGTCGTTTCTCCAAACACTGAAGGGTAtgattctccttcttttctatacTACACATTTTTTTCGAGACAACCACAAAAATATGAGAATGGTTATGGGGAAAATTTGTCCTGCAGTGAATGGGTCAAAGCGGTGAATCAGTCAGCGAGTCATTCCTTCAGTCAATCCAACAGTTAGtcagtccatcagtcagtcaattaatccatctctcagtcattcagtggatcagtcagtccatcagttaagcagtcagtcagtcaatcaatccatCACTCAGGCAATCAGTCAACCAATTCGtctttcagtcaatcagtcagttagtcagtcagtcagtcagtcaatcaatcagtcaatcagtccaccagtcagtcaatcagtcaatcaatccatcagtcagtcagtcagtcagtcaaccaatcaATCCAtctttcagtcaatcagtcagtctgtcaatcaatccatcagttagtcagtcaatcaatccatcagtcagtcagtcagtcaaccaatccacctttcaatcaatcaatcagtcagtcagtcaatcaatccatcagtcaatcagtcagtcagtcaatcaatccaccagtcagtcaatcagtcagtcagtcagtcaaacaatCCAcctttcaatcaatcaatcagtcagtcagtcaatcaaacaatcagtcagtcagtcagtcaaaggaaTACTCACATGCAGGACGCCAGAGTTGCTGCCTGCGCCCACGTTCTTCCATACAGCCTGCTGGACTCGCTCGTTGAGGCATCTGACTGTGCTGCCTGAGAGCTGGGGCGCAGTGCTGGCTGTGGGGCGGAGGGCAGGCGGGAAGgcggagaggcaggaggagatggtggtggtagtggtagtgatggtgggcaTGGGAATAGTTTTAGGTGTAATATGGGCGAGAATATTATAGaaatgtagtggtagtaggtgtagtagtagtagtagtagtaggtgtagtagtagtagtagtagtagtaggaggaggaggaggaggaggaggaggaggaggaggaaggatggacattattagtagtattaataattaGTACTATTGGTGTTATTtgtttcaataataataataatgttgttgttgttgttgctgttgttgttgttgtgggtgcTGCTACTGACGTTAttattgtggttgttgttttcgCTATTACTATTAAGCTTATTGAAATATTGTTAGCTTAACTCGAAGCGttatataataatagtaataataataataataataataataataataataataataataataataataataataataataatagtagtagtagtagtagtagtagtaataataataataataataataataataataatgataataataataataataataataataataataataataataataataataataataataataataataataataataataataataataatagtaataataatgatagcaaaatgataaataacaataagGATGGTGATTTTCTGTACCATTGTCTtcctccctaacctaacctaacctaacctacattgACTTCCTCCCGGCggcggcgaggcggggcggcgaGGCGTGGTAAGCAATGAGGACGGTAGTGTGAGTGATGGGGGCTTTAAAGGAGGGTGCGGGTGGGAATGGgagtggaggtgttggtgggaTGGGGGTGGGGATGGCGGTGGGGGAGGGTAGTCGGGGGTCATAATGAGGGCTGTCGTTATTAATGAGTAATTGAGGCATTCTTCAGATGAGTCACGATGAGCAGACCTTCCTTAaagtttaataataatgataataataataataacgataataataataataataataataataataataataataataataataataataataataataataataatgatgatagtaataatattcatgataataataataatagcaataaagataaataataataataataataatagtaattataataataataatgataataataataataatagtaatattgaaCAAAAAAATTCTACCATCGCATTCTTTTCACTATTctgtcttactactactactactactactactactactactactactactcttccatctactcttctcatttctcatcttatttctaccactattactactacaagagaggatgtgtgtgtgtgtgtgtgtgtgtgtgtgtgtgagagtactCGTATCATCTCAGCGCTCTATAAGGTTCTCGTTCCTCGTATTGATTACACTTACAGTACATCACAGAGCGGGGAGGGCACTGCTCAACGTGTCACTCACCCCATTCTCTAGAACACAGAGGTCAGCTCGGCCTGGTGACGCTTCTCTTGTTTCGAAAATGTATGAATGCATGTATAGTTTTCACTTCTCGTACTCAAAGTAATTGTTTCTGTATGTGACATTTCGAGAACCTTTTAATCCAtgtatgttcgtgtgtgtgtgtgtgtgtgtgtgtgtgtgtgtgtgtgtgtgtgtgtgtgtgtgtgtgtgtgtgtgtgtgtgtgtgttctttccatTCATTGATATTTAGAAACAAAGAGAAGCTTTTTCAATCAACTGAACTAATTCCCGtatgtcctcttcctctgtctttgtTCCTCTGTTCCTGTAATCGCCACGAAGCGGATGTGTGTTGGCGTGTGTTTAGCAGTAAAGGTCAGAGGAAGGTGTGGTTCTCTCGGTGGACGCGCGGCGGGTGTGAGCGGGGATGACCACGTTAGCGGGACTAAGGAGCTCTCGTTGGTGGAAACTTGGGAATGATTCGATTACTTTGATATGggacggcggcggtggcggggaAGGCAAGCGGGGTCGTCACGGAAGTTAGGGAAgtttctctcacctcctccctctctttatcgTTTCTtggttcccttttctttcttctcctccgcctTCCACAAGCAGGGATGAGTTGGCATTACGTTTTCCTCACTTGTAATggataagaagtaagaatttcaAGATTCACGCTTCAAAGAACAGGCACTGCAGCATTTTATGTATACTGCTTCGTcttccgcagagagagagagagagagagagagagagagagagagagagagagagagagagagagagaggttaagcaGAACTCGATTTAAGTTAAGAACGGTTGCGAGATATCTCGAGTGTGTGAGATCTGTGTTTGGTTTGGAAAGACTGTGGCCCGTAACACCGACCTGATTtatactactgttaccaccaccaccgctactactactactactactactactactactactactactactactactactactactactactactactactactactactactactactactaagccaatcctatatctttcttttttttttacagtcatATTCCTCcctttacacacacgcacacacgcccaGTACTCACTCATGAGGGTCAGGGGGCACACGGGGCAGCACTGTCCGGCGACCTTGACAGGCTTGGTGCACTGTAGCTTATCGCGGCTGGGACACTTGAGGCGGGAACAGTCAATGCGGCGGTTGAGACACTTGCACAGCACACAGTCCATCTCGCCGAAGGGACCGATCACTGGGTGCCAGATGGAGCCGTTCACGAAATACCGCCCGCCAATCTTACAGTCATGGTCTGCTGTTCCCTTGGGTGCTGACGGGTCGCTGAAGGAGACCATGGTGTCCCAGTCGAGCTCGGTGGAGTCatctgtgtgtggtgatgacagAGGATTGCAAAGGGTTATTGAAGATAGCAAATAACAACGGACTTTATTTATGTCTAAGTTTTTGTTTCACGCTTTTCTAAACTAGCAAAAGAAATAGAAGTTAGTGTAATGCTGAAGGTGGTGTGAGGAATGGTATTAAAAACAATAGCATTTAATATTAAACCTTTATAGATCCTTCTTAAATGTTTGAAAGTGCGCTTCTCTACACTGACtaatacaagagaagaaaacttGGTATGAGGTTGAAAGTAGTTGAGTGAATATGAGATGatagttaggtttagttaggttaatttaggatGGGTTAAATTAAGGTAGGtttgattgggttaggttaggtttgtaagGGTGGTGTGTTGACAGAGAGCAGAGGTGAGGTCATGAGGTGCAAGAATATTGATGCGTGTGATGAACTGTATAGTGGTAAATGTAatcagtaaaagaaaatatgtaaggtagatgaaaaggaaatgatgaCGGGAGATATAGATATGATGAGCAGTTTATAAATCAGTGAAGGtgaa contains:
- the LOC123519706 gene encoding chordin-like protein 1, with product MLGSVVTDGRAERAERAERTDGRAKMNGSKQASERQCGLERVLSTEAAYKRVLESERNIPGFGLFGGTQEGDGYHYNCTSEPCPEDCTGAPNEGECCSICSESANRNNNGGPASSSSSSSTSSSSSPVASPSSSASSSSSSSSSSYSYRSTDGNGGEGRLPADASAGLFGETVTPTRVCVVDGMMYNHGDTFSANYSRGDHEKCQHCFCNDGVAQCRTKVCPPVSCSSPIYIRKDCCRVCRDDSTELDWDTMVSFSDPSAPKGTADHDCKIGGRYFVNGSIWHPVIGPFGEMDCVLCKCLNRRIDCSRLKCPSRDKLQCTKPVKVAGQCCPVCPLTLMTSTAPQLSGSTVRCLNERVQQAVWKNVGAGSNSGVLHYVFEPVGSRGMSSAILHMHRMILRSGNLENLDIYDITRDEFRNLRSTYTFSLFGGTTNKLMNKFKNREQKIDRRCKRNNRCSIKVANMDRMLKVRPVTLRVRCARGEKEI